A genomic window from Streptomyces sp. NBC_00234 includes:
- a CDS encoding ABC transporter substrate-binding protein gives MRSWRSAQGLRAAGVSMAVLGLMASGCGGDGGGAGAGGKVEIRYSWWGGQERAEMINKTIALFEKKNPGIEVKTDFQDYENFWKKFNTQASAGNAPDVFQNSVAFLRKYDDKRVLLDLNAQVKAGNLSMENFRAGLEKAGDVQGKLLGVPVGGNTFALVYNPAEYKKVGVTPAEGWTWDQYNAAIEKISDGGKLAGDSGHGGIMYLYDLVLRQQDKAFFTEDGLGFTEADLKDWWTKHHDQTKAGLYTDPKKAEQAKPTSALSKDLSAGEFTWDNFLVRYTSETKVPLALAPVPTTDGKRTGQYISSLMLSGSARTKHPKEVAQFIDFMVHDPEVGKIMGYDRGVLATNEQFEAYEPVGVSAQIAEYEKKVADNVEPITPHPAGADIAEAAFLRIATDVVMGTTSVDDGVKQFFSEAKTALGS, from the coding sequence ATGAGGTCTTGGCGAAGTGCCCAGGGGCTGCGTGCGGCCGGTGTGTCCATGGCGGTTCTGGGGCTGATGGCCTCGGGCTGCGGCGGTGACGGCGGGGGGGCGGGGGCCGGCGGAAAGGTCGAGATCCGCTACTCCTGGTGGGGCGGCCAGGAACGGGCCGAGATGATCAACAAGACGATCGCGCTGTTCGAGAAGAAGAACCCGGGCATCGAGGTCAAGACGGACTTCCAGGACTACGAGAACTTCTGGAAGAAGTTCAACACCCAGGCGTCCGCCGGCAACGCCCCCGACGTGTTCCAGAACTCCGTGGCCTTCCTGCGCAAGTACGACGACAAGCGGGTTCTGCTCGATCTGAACGCCCAGGTCAAGGCAGGCAACCTCAGCATGGAGAACTTCCGTGCCGGCCTGGAGAAGGCGGGTGACGTCCAGGGCAAGCTGCTCGGAGTCCCTGTCGGCGGGAACACCTTCGCGCTGGTCTACAACCCCGCCGAGTACAAGAAGGTGGGCGTGACCCCCGCGGAGGGCTGGACCTGGGACCAGTACAACGCCGCCATCGAGAAGATCAGCGACGGCGGCAAGCTCGCGGGGGACAGCGGCCACGGCGGCATCATGTATCTCTACGACCTGGTGCTCCGCCAGCAGGACAAGGCGTTCTTCACCGAGGACGGGCTCGGCTTCACCGAGGCCGACCTCAAGGACTGGTGGACCAAGCACCACGACCAGACCAAGGCCGGGCTGTACACCGACCCGAAGAAGGCCGAGCAGGCCAAGCCCACGTCCGCCCTCTCCAAGGACCTCTCCGCGGGCGAGTTCACTTGGGACAATTTCCTGGTCAGGTACACCTCCGAGACCAAGGTTCCGCTCGCACTCGCCCCGGTCCCCACGACGGACGGCAAGCGCACCGGGCAGTACATCTCCTCCCTGATGCTCAGCGGCTCCGCCCGTACGAAGCACCCCAAGGAAGTCGCCCAGTTCATCGACTTCATGGTCCATGACCCCGAGGTCGGCAAGATCATGGGCTACGACCGGGGCGTCCTCGCGACGAACGAGCAGTTCGAGGCATACGAGCCGGTCGGTGTCTCCGCGCAGATCGCCGAGTACGAGAAGAAGGTCGCCGACAACGTCGAGCCGATCACTCCGCACCCGGCGGGCGCCGACATCGCCGAAGCCGCGTTCCTGCGCATCGCCACCGACGTCGTCATGGGCACGACGTCCGTCGACGACGGCGTGAAGCAGTTCTTCTCCGAGGCGAAGACGGCACTCGGCTCCTGA